A region of the Bacillus sp. NP247 genome:
ACGTCCGATCACTGGTCTTGGTGATCATTTAATGTTCCAAATGTTTGGCCGTGGTTATTTCCTTGGTATTCCTGTGCCAGCCGTTACAATGATGCTCGCTTTTGCAGTACTGTACTTTATTTTAAAGAAAACAACGTTTGGTCGCCGTACGTTTGCGATTGGTGGAAATGAAGAAGCGGCAGCTTTATCAGGTATTAATGTTACGAGAATTAAAGTAATGATTTACGGTCTTTCCGGAATTTTGGCAGCGCTTGCAGGTATTGTCTTAACATCAAGATTAGATTCTGCACAGCCGACTGCCGGTACTTCTTACGAATTAGATGCAATTGCAGCAGTTGTGTTAGGAGGAACGAGTCTTTCTGGCGGAAGAGGATGGATTGTTGGTACATTCATCGGTGTACTTATTATTGGTGTACTAAATAACGGTTTAAATTTATTAGGTGTATCTTCTTTCTTCCAACAAGTTGTAAAAGGGCTTGTAATCTTACTAGCTGTACTAATTGATCGTCGAAAAGAAGCGTAATGGAGGGGCAATTCATGAAAAAATACTTAATGATACTCGTTGCATGCATCATGGTAGTTACTGCTGGCTGTTCAATGGAACCACCAGATTGGGCAAAGGATTCTAGCGATAAAGGTCGAAATAAAACTATTAAAGTTGGATTTTCTGTTTCAACTTTAAATAATCCATTTTTCGTCACGTTGAAAAAAGGTGCAGAAAAGAAAGCGAAAGATAGCGGCATTGAATTAATTGCTGTTGATGCACAAAATGATGCAGCGAAGCAAACAAACGATGTTGAAGATTTAATTCAAAAAGGTGTCGATGTAGTTGTTATTAATCCAACCGACTCAGATGCTGTTGCTTCAGCGGTAAGTGCAGCCAATGCAGCCAATGTTCCTGTTATTACAGTAGACCGAGTTGCAAATTCAGGTAAAGTTGTTTCTCACATAGCTTCCAACAATGTTGAAGGTGGTCAAATGGCTAGTGATTACATTCGTGAATTAGTTGGCGAAGGAACAAATGTCGCTGAGTTAGAAGGAATCCCTGGATCGTCTGCTGCTCGTGAGCGTGGGAAAGGATTCCATAACGTAGCTGATAAGTCTTTAAAAGTAGTAGCAAAACAAGCAGCTGATTTCGATCGTGCAAAAGGATTATCCGTTATGGAAAATATTTTGCAAGCGAATAGCGATATAAAAGCAGTGTTTGCTCATAACGATGAAATGGCATTAGGTGCACTTGAGGCATTGAAATCTGCTGGTAAAACGGATGTAGTCGTTGTTGGGTTTGATGCAACGGACGATGCTGTAAAAGCGGTTAAAGATGGGCGCATGGCAGCAACAGTCGCTCAAAAACCGGAATTAATCGGAGAGAAGGCGATGGAAACAGCAAAAGAAATAACACAAGGTAAAAAAGTGGACAAATTTATTCCGATTGAATTAGAGCTTATTAAGAAAAAATAAATAAATATAAATTGAAAATTAGGAAGGAAGAATAACAAATGAAATTTTTTATTGATACAGCAAACATTAACGAAATTAAAGAGGCAAATGCATTAGGTGTAGTAGCTGGAGTAACGACAAATCCATCACTTGTAGCAAAAGAAGGCGTAGATTTCCATGAGCGTATTCGTGAAATTTGCAGCTTTATTGAAGGACCTGTAAGCGCAGAAGTAATTAGTTTAGAAGCTGATAAAATGATTGAAGAAGGAAAAGAATTAGCAAAAATCGCTCCAAATGTAGTCGTAAAAGTTCCAATGACAACAGAAGGTTTAAAAGCAGTAAAAGCATTCTCAGATTTAGGAATTCGTACAAATGTTACATTAGTATTCTCAGCAGTTCAAGCATTGCTTGCAGCTCGCGCTGGTGCGACATACGTTTCACCGTTCTTAGGTCGCCTAGATGATATCGGTCATAACGGTATGGACTTAATCCGCCAAATCGCAGAAATCTTTGCAATTCACGGCATTGAAACAGAAATCATTGCAGCATCTGTACGCCACAGTGTTCACGTAACAGAAGCAGCATTAAATGGTTCACATATTGCAACAATCCCAGCAAACGTAATTGCTTCATTAGTGAAGCACCCATTAACAGATCAAGGAATTGAGAAATTCTTAGCTGATTGGGAAAAAACACAAGAGAAATAATATGAAATCGAGAATCCTAGTTTAATTGACTAGGGTTCTTTTTTTATTTGAAGGAATTTTCATGCAATTTTGCATATTGTCTTTTAAATTTTTAATATAAGCTATTTAATATATACAAATCACTCTTTATTTTTTATATTTCGATATAAAGTGAAACTTTAATCAGTGGGGGTTTTGTCCATCCCTCACTGGATTATTAGCCCTCACCAATCGGGCTTTTATGGGCAGTTATCTCCCAACTAACTTCCTCGCGTTCGCCGAATTTTGAGGTGGGAGTCTTACTGCCCGGCGAATATTTGGATAAAAAGATAGAGGGTCTGACCAGAAAACTGGAGGGCATGATTCTATAACAGAAAGCTTAACGTTTATAGAATTATGCCTTTTTATATAGGGAGGGCAGAAAGCGGGGATTTCGATTTAAACGCACTTATTTATCTGAATTTTAAGTTTTATAAAAGGAGAGACAGAGGATGAAAAGAAAAGCTCCATTTAAAGTACTATCAACGTTAGCAATTGCGGCAATTATCGGATGTACATCTGTAATGAGTGCTCCGTTAGTATACGCAGAAACGCCAGCGAAAGAAAAAGATAATGTGTCTACAACACCAATTGATTACAATTTAATTCAAGAAGATCGTTTAGCGGAAGCATTGAAAGAAAGAGGAACAATTAATCCAGCATCTTCTAAAGAAGAGACGAAAAAAGCTGTCGAGCAGTATATTGAAAAGAAGCAAGGAGATCAAGCAAATAAAGAAATTCTTCCAGAGGATACGGCAAAAGAAGCATCTGATTTCGTGAAAAAGGTAAAAGAGAAAAAGATGGAAGAAAAGGAGAACGTAAAGAAAGCTGAAAAAAATGTTAGCCCTGAGCAAAAGCCGGAACCAAATAAAAAGCAATTGAATGGGCAAGTTCCAACTTCCAAGGCAAAGCAAGCTCCATATAAGGGATCTGTTCGATCTGATAAAGTATTAGTGCTACTCGTTGAATTTAGTGATTATAAACATAATAATATTGATCAAACACCAGGTTATATGTATTCGAAAGACTTTAGTAGAGAACATTATCAAAAGATGTTGTTTGGTAATGAGCCTTATACATTATTTGATGGTTCGAAAGTAAAAACATTTAAACAATATTATGAAGAGCAGTCTGGCGGTAGTTATACGACAGACGGATATGTAACGGAG
Encoded here:
- the fsa gene encoding fructose-6-phosphate aldolase, whose amino-acid sequence is MKFFIDTANINEIKEANALGVVAGVTTNPSLVAKEGVDFHERIREICSFIEGPVSAEVISLEADKMIEEGKELAKIAPNVVVKVPMTTEGLKAVKAFSDLGIRTNVTLVFSAVQALLAARAGATYVSPFLGRLDDIGHNGMDLIRQIAEIFAIHGIETEIIAASVRHSVHVTEAALNGSHIATIPANVIASLVKHPLTDQGIEKFLADWEKTQEK
- the rbsC gene encoding ribose ABC transporter permease (functions to transport ribose at high affinity; forms a complex with RbsA2C2B); its protein translation is MAKKGNVLQQLGSLIGLVLIIVVITALNPAFIEIPNLFNILRQVSINALIAFGMTFVILTGGIDLSVGSILALSSALVAGMMASGMDPFLAMAVGLLAGLVMGIINGIIIAKGKVAPFIATLATMTIFRGLTLVYMDGRPITGLGDHLMFQMFGRGYFLGIPVPAVTMMLAFAVLYFILKKTTFGRRTFAIGGNEEAAALSGINVTRIKVMIYGLSGILAALAGIVLTSRLDSAQPTAGTSYELDAIAAVVLGGTSLSGGRGWIVGTFIGVLIIGVLNNGLNLLGVSSFFQQVVKGLVILLAVLIDRRKEA
- the rbsB gene encoding ribose ABC transporter substrate-binding protein RbsB; its protein translation is MKKYLMILVACIMVVTAGCSMEPPDWAKDSSDKGRNKTIKVGFSVSTLNNPFFVTLKKGAEKKAKDSGIELIAVDAQNDAAKQTNDVEDLIQKGVDVVVINPTDSDAVASAVSAANAANVPVITVDRVANSGKVVSHIASNNVEGGQMASDYIRELVGEGTNVAELEGIPGSSAARERGKGFHNVADKSLKVVAKQAADFDRAKGLSVMENILQANSDIKAVFAHNDEMALGALEALKSAGKTDVVVVGFDATDDAVKAVKDGRMAATVAQKPELIGEKAMETAKEITQGKKVDKFIPIELELIKKK